One Brachyhypopomus gauderio isolate BG-103 unplaced genomic scaffold, BGAUD_0.2 sc67, whole genome shotgun sequence DNA segment encodes these proteins:
- the LOC143490818 gene encoding uncharacterized protein LOC143490818 isoform X1: MENENANLEKNEDKEEELNTSCQIQSPSQVGNVTSPDTPEVYGQKEEPSHQSIKEIPDLPTDIEMQNDQFSEKSESGVNALVTEQYTEKKKGSITLTQSSSQSCLSLVPHNIQYEGHKEAARVSSVESKHQKRAKDPEEEDKIENENVNLQKSEDNENVNRWLSQLPADAKYFSSDESNERPVNSSSRRKKTIQKIPRSIKSDNSTKFNKKFRRVHSDGDRSSLKKHIGTQTTEETKQQSHSESLKENNLEFKTTFLGVAILTLACFGLYIYFKGPEENHHELRLMLIGKIRAGKSASGNTILGEQLFRLDASPASVTPHCEKRNKVVNGRNVTVFDTPGVMDTWLTSDQTAHNAPECIFRFARGPHVFLLLIRLGRFTEEEKNAVKWIQENFGEEAMRFTLILFTGGDLLGEKPVDKFISNNYELQNLVDIFEGRYHVFNNKKDNPSQVTELFRKIDLILYESMGYNHTRDVYQNAKMITRKEVEMKQMELEKEIRMEEEKKRAEMEILIRQEEEIKRIQISRKMKEDEMRNINNKEEEVRQEEEEKRTEMERLIRREEEVRRKRIEKNMKEEEMRNIKKKEEEVRQEEEVKRRQQEEEMKAEERRKVNELAAKLRDEQYEKTELKAELEKIQFRFFCFLVLTVTLSLGLVYVVYRKRP, encoded by the exons GAAGAACTAAACACAAGCTGTCAAATACAGAGTCCTTCTCAGGTGGGCAATGTCACATCACCAGACACCCCAGAAGTatatg GCCAGAAGGAGGAACCATCACACCAGAGTATTAAGGAGATTCCTGACCTGCCCACTGATATAGAAATGCAGAATGACCAATTTTCTGAAAAGAGTGAAAGTGGAGTAAATGCCCTCGTCACTGAGCAATACACTGAG AAAAAGAAAGGTTCAATTACACTGACACAGTCCTCATCTCAAAGCTGTCTCTCTCTAGTCCCTCATAATATACAATATGAAG GCCACAAGGAGGCAGCACGAGTCAGTTCTGTGGAATCAAAACACCAAAAGAGGGCCAAAGATCCTGAAGAAGAAGACAaaattgaaaatgaaaatgtaaatttgcaaaaGAGTGAAGATAATGAA AATGTAAATCGGTGGCTTTCACAATTACCAGCAGATGCAAAATATTTTTCATCTGATGAGTCTAACGAACGACCAGTTAATTCCTCATCCAGAAG aaaaaaaacaatccaGAAGATACCCAGAAGTATCAAG tctgacaactccaccaaatTTAACAAGAAATTTAGGAGAGTTCATTCAGATGGTGACAG GTCCTCTCTGAAAAAACATATAGGTACACAAACAACTgaagaaacaaaacagcagTCCCACAGTGAATCTCTGAAG GAAAACAATTTGGAATTTAAAACTACTTTCTTGGGTGTGGCTATACTTACTTTGGCTTGCTTTGGATTGTACATATATTTCAAAG gACCTGAGGAAAACCACCATGAACTTAGATTGATGCTGATTGGTAAAATCAGGGCAGGAAAGAGTGCGTcaggaaacaccatcctgggAGAACAGCTCTTCAGACTTGATGCATCTCCAGCATCTGTGACTCCACACTGTGAGAAAAGGAACAAAGTTGTGAATGGAAGAAACGTCACAGTGTTTGACACTCCTGGGGTCATGGACACCTGGTTAACATCTGATCAAACAGCTCATAATGCACCTGAATGCATCTTCAGGTTTGCTCGTGGTCCTCATGTGTTCCTACTGTTGATCAGACTGGGGAGATtcacagaggaggagaagaatgcTGTGAAGTGGATTCAGGAAAACTTTGGAGAAGAAGCTATGAGGTTCACCTTGATACTGTTCACTGGAGGAGATCTACTTGGGGAAAAACCTGTAGATAAATTTATCAGTAATAATTACGAGCTCCAGAATCTTGTAGACATCTTTGAAGGCAGATATCATGTCTTTAACAATAAGAAGGACAATCCATCTCAAGTCACAGAGTTGTTTAGAAAAATAGATCTAATACTCTATGAGTCCATGGGCTACAATCACACAAGAGATGTGTACCAGAATGCCAAGATGATCACAAGAAAAGAAGTGGAGATGAAACAAATGGAGTTGGAGAAAGAGATTAGAATGgaggaagagaaaaagagagcagAGATGGAAATACTGATCAGGCAAGAGGAAGAAATAAAGAGGATACAGATTTCAAGAAAAATGAAAGAGGACGAAATGAGGAATATTAATAATAAGGAGGAAGAGGTTagacaggaggaagaggaaaagagaacagagatggagagactgaTCAGACGAGAGGAAGAGGTCAGAAGGAAACGGattgaaaaaaatatgaaagaggAGGAAATGAGGAATATTAAGAAAAAGGAGGAAGaagtgagacaggaggaggaagtAAAAAGGAGACAGCAGGAAGAAGAGATGAAAGCAGAAGAGCGAAGGAAGGTGAATGAGCTCGCTGCTAAATTAAGAGATGAGCAATATGAGAAAACTGAGCTAAAGGCAGAGTTGGAGAAAATACAGTTCagatttttttgtttcttggtcCTAACTGTTACACTCAGTTTAGGTCTTGTGTATGTTGTGTATCGCAAACGACCATAG
- the LOC143490818 gene encoding uncharacterized protein LOC143490818 isoform X2, translating into MQNDQFSEKSESGVNALVTEQYTEKKKGSITLTQSSSQSCLSLVPHNIQYEGHKEAARVSSVESKHQKRAKDPEEEDKIENENVNLQKSEDNENVNRWLSQLPADAKYFSSDESNERPVNSSSRRKKTIQKIPRSIKSDNSTKFNKKFRRVHSDGDRSSLKKHIGTQTTEETKQQSHSESLKENNLEFKTTFLGVAILTLACFGLYIYFKGPEENHHELRLMLIGKIRAGKSASGNTILGEQLFRLDASPASVTPHCEKRNKVVNGRNVTVFDTPGVMDTWLTSDQTAHNAPECIFRFARGPHVFLLLIRLGRFTEEEKNAVKWIQENFGEEAMRFTLILFTGGDLLGEKPVDKFISNNYELQNLVDIFEGRYHVFNNKKDNPSQVTELFRKIDLILYESMGYNHTRDVYQNAKMITRKEVEMKQMELEKEIRMEEEKKRAEMEILIRQEEEIKRIQISRKMKEDEMRNINNKEEEVRQEEEEKRTEMERLIRREEEVRRKRIEKNMKEEEMRNIKKKEEEVRQEEEVKRRQQEEEMKAEERRKVNELAAKLRDEQYEKTELKAELEKIQFRFFCFLVLTVTLSLGLVYVVYRKRP; encoded by the exons ATGCAGAATGACCAATTTTCTGAAAAGAGTGAAAGTGGAGTAAATGCCCTCGTCACTGAGCAATACACTGAG AAAAAGAAAGGTTCAATTACACTGACACAGTCCTCATCTCAAAGCTGTCTCTCTCTAGTCCCTCATAATATACAATATGAAG GCCACAAGGAGGCAGCACGAGTCAGTTCTGTGGAATCAAAACACCAAAAGAGGGCCAAAGATCCTGAAGAAGAAGACAaaattgaaaatgaaaatgtaaatttgcaaaaGAGTGAAGATAATGAA AATGTAAATCGGTGGCTTTCACAATTACCAGCAGATGCAAAATATTTTTCATCTGATGAGTCTAACGAACGACCAGTTAATTCCTCATCCAGAAG aaaaaaaacaatccaGAAGATACCCAGAAGTATCAAG tctgacaactccaccaaatTTAACAAGAAATTTAGGAGAGTTCATTCAGATGGTGACAG GTCCTCTCTGAAAAAACATATAGGTACACAAACAACTgaagaaacaaaacagcagTCCCACAGTGAATCTCTGAAG GAAAACAATTTGGAATTTAAAACTACTTTCTTGGGTGTGGCTATACTTACTTTGGCTTGCTTTGGATTGTACATATATTTCAAAG gACCTGAGGAAAACCACCATGAACTTAGATTGATGCTGATTGGTAAAATCAGGGCAGGAAAGAGTGCGTcaggaaacaccatcctgggAGAACAGCTCTTCAGACTTGATGCATCTCCAGCATCTGTGACTCCACACTGTGAGAAAAGGAACAAAGTTGTGAATGGAAGAAACGTCACAGTGTTTGACACTCCTGGGGTCATGGACACCTGGTTAACATCTGATCAAACAGCTCATAATGCACCTGAATGCATCTTCAGGTTTGCTCGTGGTCCTCATGTGTTCCTACTGTTGATCAGACTGGGGAGATtcacagaggaggagaagaatgcTGTGAAGTGGATTCAGGAAAACTTTGGAGAAGAAGCTATGAGGTTCACCTTGATACTGTTCACTGGAGGAGATCTACTTGGGGAAAAACCTGTAGATAAATTTATCAGTAATAATTACGAGCTCCAGAATCTTGTAGACATCTTTGAAGGCAGATATCATGTCTTTAACAATAAGAAGGACAATCCATCTCAAGTCACAGAGTTGTTTAGAAAAATAGATCTAATACTCTATGAGTCCATGGGCTACAATCACACAAGAGATGTGTACCAGAATGCCAAGATGATCACAAGAAAAGAAGTGGAGATGAAACAAATGGAGTTGGAGAAAGAGATTAGAATGgaggaagagaaaaagagagcagAGATGGAAATACTGATCAGGCAAGAGGAAGAAATAAAGAGGATACAGATTTCAAGAAAAATGAAAGAGGACGAAATGAGGAATATTAATAATAAGGAGGAAGAGGTTagacaggaggaagaggaaaagagaacagagatggagagactgaTCAGACGAGAGGAAGAGGTCAGAAGGAAACGGattgaaaaaaatatgaaagaggAGGAAATGAGGAATATTAAGAAAAAGGAGGAAGaagtgagacaggaggaggaagtAAAAAGGAGACAGCAGGAAGAAGAGATGAAAGCAGAAGAGCGAAGGAAGGTGAATGAGCTCGCTGCTAAATTAAGAGATGAGCAATATGAGAAAACTGAGCTAAAGGCAGAGTTGGAGAAAATACAGTTCagatttttttgtttcttggtcCTAACTGTTACACTCAGTTTAGGTCTTGTGTATGTTGTGTATCGCAAACGACCATAG